The following coding sequences are from one Cenarchaeum symbiosum A window:
- a CDS encoding acetolactate synthase, small (regulatory) subunit (COG0440): MNMWAILSILVENKPGILFQVTHLFRSRNFNIDSISVGVTEDPEFSRMTITTYGDEKRIRQIVKQLDKMIDTVEVRQIDEHHAVFRELILFKIKVGSADDSMKINSLANTYGGKVHDAKKDSIMVELTATPDQIRAFEELARPFGIIETARTGIAALQRSRS; the protein is encoded by the coding sequence ATGAATATGTGGGCGATACTATCCATCCTGGTCGAGAACAAGCCTGGAATACTCTTCCAGGTGACGCACCTGTTCCGGTCGAGAAACTTTAACATTGACAGCATATCGGTCGGGGTGACGGAAGATCCAGAGTTCTCCCGGATGACGATAACGACCTACGGGGATGAAAAGCGGATAAGGCAGATAGTAAAGCAGCTAGACAAGATGATAGACACTGTCGAGGTCAGGCAGATAGACGAGCACCATGCGGTGTTCCGGGAGCTGATCCTTTTTAAGATAAAGGTGGGGAGTGCAGACGACAGCATGAAGATAAACAGCCTGGCCAACACCTACGGGGGCAAGGTCCACGATGCAAAAAAGGATTCCATCATGGTCGAGCTGACGGCCACGCCTGACCAGATAAGGGCCTTTGAGGAGCTCGCCCGGCCCTTTGGGATAATAGAGACCGCAAGGACGGGGATAGCGGCCCTGCAGAGGAGCAGGTCATGA